The Henckelia pumila isolate YLH828 chromosome 2, ASM3356847v2, whole genome shotgun sequence genome includes a window with the following:
- the LOC140879367 gene encoding probable magnesium transporter NIPA3 isoform X3 — MVFSNDNLKGFVLSLLSSGFIGSSFVIKKKGLRRAAAVSGVRAGVGGYTYLLEPLWWIGMITMIIGEVANFVAYAFAPAVLVTPLGALSIIVSAVLAHIILNEKLHPLGILGCVMCIAGSVIIIIHAPQEQPISSVQEIWNMATQPAFLLYVGSVIILVFILIFYFSPQCGHTNVVVFTGICSLMGSLSVMSVKALGTSLKLTFEGNNQLLYPETWFFMIVVATCVVTQMNYLNKALDTFNTALVSPIYYVMFTSLTILASVIMFKNTERENIECTTENFHVKNSKTHSREI; from the exons ATGGTTTTTTCCAATGACAATCTCAAAGGCTTTGTGTTGTCTCTTCTCTCAAGTGGGTTCATAGGATCAAGCTTTGTAATAAAGAAGAAAGGCCTCAGAAGAGCAGCTGCTGTCTCTGGTGTTAGGGCTG GCGTGGGGGGGTATACGTATCTCTTGGAGCCTCTGTGGTGGATTGGCATGATCACAA TGATTATCGGTGAGGTTGCCAACTTTGTGGCATATGCATTTGCTCCAGCAGTTCTTGTCACACCTCTTGGCGCATTGAGTATCATTGTAAG TGCCGTATTGGCTCACATTATCTTAAACGAGAAGCTGCATCCACTAGGAATATTGGGCTGTGTGATGTGCATTGCTGGTTCTGTCATAATAATTATACACGCCCCACAAGAGCAACCAATCTCTTCCGTGCAGGAAATATGGAACATGGCTACACAGCCAG CCTTTTTACTCTACGTGGGCTCAGTCATCATTTTGGTGTTCAttcttattttctatttttcccCTCAATGTGGACACACAAATGTAGTTGTTTTCACTGGCATTTGTTCACTGATGGGTTCTCTCTCG GTTATGAGTGTTAAAGCGCTTGGAACTTCTCTGAAGTTGACTTTTGAGGGCAATAATCAGTTACTATACCCGGAGACGTGGTTTTTCATGATTGTCGTCGCAACTTGTGTCGTCACACAAATGAATTATCTAAACAAG GCGTTGGACACATTCAACACTGCCCTTGTTTCCCCAATATATTATGTCATGTTTACTTCACTTACAATACTCGCCAGCGTCATTATGTTTAag AATACAGAGCGAGAAAATATAGAGTGCACAACAGAGAACTTCCACGTAAAAAATTCAAAGACGCATTCACGAGAAATATAG
- the LOC140879367 gene encoding probable magnesium transporter NIPA3 isoform X6, producing MVFSNDNLKGFVLSLLSSGFIGSSFVIKKKGLRRAAAVSGVRAGVGGYTYLLEPLWWIGMITMIIGEVANFVAYAFAPAVLVTPLGALSIIVSAVLAHIILNEKLHPLGILGCVMCIAGSVIIIIHAPQEQPISSVQEIWNMATQPAFLLYVGSVIILVFILIFYFSPQCGHTNVVVFTGICSLMGSLSVMSVKALGTSLKLTFEGNNQLLYPETWFFMIVVATCVVTQMNYLNKALDTFNTALVSPIYYVMFTSLTILASVIMFKRR from the exons ATGGTTTTTTCCAATGACAATCTCAAAGGCTTTGTGTTGTCTCTTCTCTCAAGTGGGTTCATAGGATCAAGCTTTGTAATAAAGAAGAAAGGCCTCAGAAGAGCAGCTGCTGTCTCTGGTGTTAGGGCTG GCGTGGGGGGGTATACGTATCTCTTGGAGCCTCTGTGGTGGATTGGCATGATCACAA TGATTATCGGTGAGGTTGCCAACTTTGTGGCATATGCATTTGCTCCAGCAGTTCTTGTCACACCTCTTGGCGCATTGAGTATCATTGTAAG TGCCGTATTGGCTCACATTATCTTAAACGAGAAGCTGCATCCACTAGGAATATTGGGCTGTGTGATGTGCATTGCTGGTTCTGTCATAATAATTATACACGCCCCACAAGAGCAACCAATCTCTTCCGTGCAGGAAATATGGAACATGGCTACACAGCCAG CCTTTTTACTCTACGTGGGCTCAGTCATCATTTTGGTGTTCAttcttattttctatttttcccCTCAATGTGGACACACAAATGTAGTTGTTTTCACTGGCATTTGTTCACTGATGGGTTCTCTCTCG GTTATGAGTGTTAAAGCGCTTGGAACTTCTCTGAAGTTGACTTTTGAGGGCAATAATCAGTTACTATACCCGGAGACGTGGTTTTTCATGATTGTCGTCGCAACTTGTGTCGTCACACAAATGAATTATCTAAACAAG GCGTTGGACACATTCAACACTGCCCTTGTTTCCCCAATATATTATGTCATGTTTACTTCACTTACAATACTCGCCAGCGTCATTATGTTTAag AGGAGGTGA
- the LOC140879367 gene encoding probable magnesium transporter NIPA6 isoform X2, with amino-acid sequence MVFSNDNLKGFVLSLLSSGFIGSSFVIKKKGLRRAAAVSGVRAGVGGYTYLLEPLWWIGMITMIIGEVANFVAYAFAPAVLVTPLGALSIIVSAVLAHIILNEKLHPLGILGCVMCIAGSVIIIIHAPQEQPISSVQEIWNMATQPAFLLYVGSVIILVFILIFYFSPQCGHTNVVVFTGICSLMGSLSVMSVKALGTSLKLTFEGNNQLLYPETWFFMIVVATCVVTQMNYLNKALDTFNTALVSPIYYVMFTSLTILASVIMFKDWEGQSVGSIMSEICGFIVVLSGTLLLHATKDFEKSSSFRGNYTPLSPTLSSRLCSGNGEFLAHEVEEQDCLCDEEACIRRQ; translated from the exons ATGGTTTTTTCCAATGACAATCTCAAAGGCTTTGTGTTGTCTCTTCTCTCAAGTGGGTTCATAGGATCAAGCTTTGTAATAAAGAAGAAAGGCCTCAGAAGAGCAGCTGCTGTCTCTGGTGTTAGGGCTG GCGTGGGGGGGTATACGTATCTCTTGGAGCCTCTGTGGTGGATTGGCATGATCACAA TGATTATCGGTGAGGTTGCCAACTTTGTGGCATATGCATTTGCTCCAGCAGTTCTTGTCACACCTCTTGGCGCATTGAGTATCATTGTAAG TGCCGTATTGGCTCACATTATCTTAAACGAGAAGCTGCATCCACTAGGAATATTGGGCTGTGTGATGTGCATTGCTGGTTCTGTCATAATAATTATACACGCCCCACAAGAGCAACCAATCTCTTCCGTGCAGGAAATATGGAACATGGCTACACAGCCAG CCTTTTTACTCTACGTGGGCTCAGTCATCATTTTGGTGTTCAttcttattttctatttttcccCTCAATGTGGACACACAAATGTAGTTGTTTTCACTGGCATTTGTTCACTGATGGGTTCTCTCTCG GTTATGAGTGTTAAAGCGCTTGGAACTTCTCTGAAGTTGACTTTTGAGGGCAATAATCAGTTACTATACCCGGAGACGTGGTTTTTCATGATTGTCGTCGCAACTTGTGTCGTCACACAAATGAATTATCTAAACAAG GCGTTGGACACATTCAACACTGCCCTTGTTTCCCCAATATATTATGTCATGTTTACTTCACTTACAATACTCGCCAGCGTCATTATGTTTAag GATTGGGAGGGCCAAAGTGTTGGGAGTATTATGTCAGAAATATGTGGTTTCATTGTCGTGCTGTCAGGGACCTTGTTGTTGCACGCTACCAAGGATTTTGAGAAAAGTTCATCTTTTAGAG GTAATTATACTCCACTGTCCCCAACATTATCCTCCAGACTATGTAGTGGAAACGGGGAATTCCTGGCTCACGAGGTTGAGGAGCAAGATTGTTTATGTGATGAAGAGGCCTGCATAAGAAGGCAGTGA
- the LOC140879072 gene encoding uncharacterized protein, translating to MDTPYTSAIRPPILDGTNYGPWKLKMSMYIQSIESRVWQRVLDGWTPPMRDDDIPGPKPRSQWTADENTAAIYNAKALNAMFTSVDMNMFNLIGTCTCTCARDAWEKLQTHCEGSASVKKTRMGLLTSKFERLRMEESETIMEYNGRLKSLANEASVLDESKDTSIMGLDELISYLRTYKMELEAEDDSKVKESDLEENSIALISKKFTDYLKTAYFREAFKLAATRGSRLRECKGHDHYVYECANHLRKGINVSLSDDDSEEKQEKIKRNQLNTTLTKENTELKAVVARLEVLISKKDLELGLLNSEIERAKTTLDKFNSSSSKLDSLLTMGKNDKFGLGFKESFFEDGESSKTPVFVKEDSDSLNHLSTVSKGNWYFDSRSSRHMTGLKDHLTDYVEQNGGRVTYGGGAKGRIIGKGTLNVQDQLIIATNLVRN from the exons ATGGATACTCCGTATACAAGTGCAATTCGTCCACCTATTTTGGATGGGACAAATTATGGCCCttggaaattgaagatgagcatGTACATTCAATCCATTGAGTCCAGAGTTTGGCAACGTGTTCTTGATGGTTGGACACCTCCTATGAGAGATGATGATATACCTGGACCAAAACCAAGATCACAATGGACAGCCGATGAAAATACTGCGGCTATTTATAATGCAAAAGCTCTTAATGCTATGTTTACTTCTGTTGATATGAATatgtttaatctaattggtactTGTACTTGTACTTGTGCTAGGGATGCTTGGGAAAAACTTCAAACTCATTGTGAAGGATCGGCAAGTGTCAAGAAGACAAGGATGGGTCttctaacttcaaaatttgagagaTTGAGAATGGAGGAATCAGAGACCATCATGGAATATAATGGAAGATTGAAGAGCCTTGCAAACGAAGCATCTGTTCTTG ATGAATCCaaagatacatctataatgggtttggatgagttaaTTAGTTATCTTCGCACATATAAGATGGAGTTGGAAGCCGAAGATGACTcaaaag taaaggaatctgatcTTGAAGAGAATTCGATTGCTTTGATCTCGAAGAagttcactgattatctcaag ACTGCCTACTTCAGAGAAGCCTTTAAACTTGCTGCTACTCGAGGATCTCGACTAAG GGAATGTAAGGGACATGACCACTATGTTTATGAATGCGCAAATCACCTTCGAAAAGGAATTAATGTTTCTCTGAGTGATGATGATTCTGAAGAAAAACAAGAAAAG ATCAAGAGGAATCAGTTGAACACAACCCTTACAAAAGAGAATACTGAATTGAAAGCGGTTGTGGCTAGATTGGAGGTTCTCATAAGTAAGAAAGATCTGGAATTAGGGTTGCTGAATTCGGAAATTGAAAGAGCAAAAACAacacttgataaatttaattccagTTCAAGCAAACTTGATTCTCTTTTGACTATGGGTAAGAATGATAAGTTTGGTCTTGGTTTTAAAGAAAGTTTTTTTGAAGATGGTGAATCTTCTAAAACAccagtgtttgtgaaggaagATAGTGATTCCTTGAACCATCTTTCAACTGTTTCGAAAG GAAATTGGTACTTTGACAGTAGAAGCTCTCGGCACATGACAGgtttgaaagatcacctcacgGACTACGTCGAACAAAATGGAGGTAGAGTGACGTATGGAGGTGGTGCAAAAGGAAGAATTATTGGCAAAGGAACACTCAAC GTACAAGATCAGTTGATAATTGCTACTAACTTGGTGAGGAATTGA
- the LOC140879367 gene encoding probable magnesium transporter NIPA6 isoform X1 has translation MVFSNDNLKGFVLSLLSSGFIGSSFVIKKKGLRRAAAVSGVRAGVGGYTYLLEPLWWIGMITMIIGEVANFVAYAFAPAVLVTPLGALSIIVSAVLAHIILNEKLHPLGILGCVMCIAGSVIIIIHAPQEQPISSVQEIWNMATQPAFLLYVGSVIILVFILIFYFSPQCGHTNVVVFTGICSLMGSLSVSSEFPIQSLDFFYVSHSKLISYGIQDDSMSIIQVMSVKALGTSLKLTFEGNNQLLYPETWFFMIVVATCVVTQMNYLNKALDTFNTALVSPIYYVMFTSLTILASVIMFKDWEGQSVGSIMSEICGFIVVLSGTLLLHATKDFEKSSSFRGNYTPLSPTLSSRLCSGNGEFLAHEVEEQDCLCDEEACIRRQ, from the exons ATGGTTTTTTCCAATGACAATCTCAAAGGCTTTGTGTTGTCTCTTCTCTCAAGTGGGTTCATAGGATCAAGCTTTGTAATAAAGAAGAAAGGCCTCAGAAGAGCAGCTGCTGTCTCTGGTGTTAGGGCTG GCGTGGGGGGGTATACGTATCTCTTGGAGCCTCTGTGGTGGATTGGCATGATCACAA TGATTATCGGTGAGGTTGCCAACTTTGTGGCATATGCATTTGCTCCAGCAGTTCTTGTCACACCTCTTGGCGCATTGAGTATCATTGTAAG TGCCGTATTGGCTCACATTATCTTAAACGAGAAGCTGCATCCACTAGGAATATTGGGCTGTGTGATGTGCATTGCTGGTTCTGTCATAATAATTATACACGCCCCACAAGAGCAACCAATCTCTTCCGTGCAGGAAATATGGAACATGGCTACACAGCCAG CCTTTTTACTCTACGTGGGCTCAGTCATCATTTTGGTGTTCAttcttattttctatttttcccCTCAATGTGGACACACAAATGTAGTTGTTTTCACTGGCATTTGTTCACTGATGGGTTCTCTCTCGGTAAGTTCGGAATTTCCAATACAAtcattggattttttttatgtgtCCCATTCAAAACTCATTTCCTACGGAATTCAGGACGATTCAATGTCTATTATTCAGGTTATGAGTGTTAAAGCGCTTGGAACTTCTCTGAAGTTGACTTTTGAGGGCAATAATCAGTTACTATACCCGGAGACGTGGTTTTTCATGATTGTCGTCGCAACTTGTGTCGTCACACAAATGAATTATCTAAACAAG GCGTTGGACACATTCAACACTGCCCTTGTTTCCCCAATATATTATGTCATGTTTACTTCACTTACAATACTCGCCAGCGTCATTATGTTTAag GATTGGGAGGGCCAAAGTGTTGGGAGTATTATGTCAGAAATATGTGGTTTCATTGTCGTGCTGTCAGGGACCTTGTTGTTGCACGCTACCAAGGATTTTGAGAAAAGTTCATCTTTTAGAG GTAATTATACTCCACTGTCCCCAACATTATCCTCCAGACTATGTAGTGGAAACGGGGAATTCCTGGCTCACGAGGTTGAGGAGCAAGATTGTTTATGTGATGAAGAGGCCTGCATAAGAAGGCAGTGA
- the LOC140879367 gene encoding probable magnesium transporter NIPA3 isoform X5, producing MVFSNDNLKGFVLSLLSSGFIGSSFVIKKKGLRRAAAVSGVRAGVGGYTYLLEPLWWIGMITMIIGEVANFVAYAFAPAVLVTPLGALSIIVSAVLAHIILNEKLHPLGILGCVMCIAGSVIIIIHAPQEQPISSVQEIWNMATQPAFLLYVGSVIILVFILIFYFSPQCGHTNVVVFTGICSLMGSLSVMSVKALGTSLKLTFEGNNQLLYPETWFFMIVVATCVVTQMNYLNKALDTFNTALVSPIYYVMFTSLTILASVIMFKVAA from the exons ATGGTTTTTTCCAATGACAATCTCAAAGGCTTTGTGTTGTCTCTTCTCTCAAGTGGGTTCATAGGATCAAGCTTTGTAATAAAGAAGAAAGGCCTCAGAAGAGCAGCTGCTGTCTCTGGTGTTAGGGCTG GCGTGGGGGGGTATACGTATCTCTTGGAGCCTCTGTGGTGGATTGGCATGATCACAA TGATTATCGGTGAGGTTGCCAACTTTGTGGCATATGCATTTGCTCCAGCAGTTCTTGTCACACCTCTTGGCGCATTGAGTATCATTGTAAG TGCCGTATTGGCTCACATTATCTTAAACGAGAAGCTGCATCCACTAGGAATATTGGGCTGTGTGATGTGCATTGCTGGTTCTGTCATAATAATTATACACGCCCCACAAGAGCAACCAATCTCTTCCGTGCAGGAAATATGGAACATGGCTACACAGCCAG CCTTTTTACTCTACGTGGGCTCAGTCATCATTTTGGTGTTCAttcttattttctatttttcccCTCAATGTGGACACACAAATGTAGTTGTTTTCACTGGCATTTGTTCACTGATGGGTTCTCTCTCG GTTATGAGTGTTAAAGCGCTTGGAACTTCTCTGAAGTTGACTTTTGAGGGCAATAATCAGTTACTATACCCGGAGACGTGGTTTTTCATGATTGTCGTCGCAACTTGTGTCGTCACACAAATGAATTATCTAAACAAG GCGTTGGACACATTCAACACTGCCCTTGTTTCCCCAATATATTATGTCATGTTTACTTCACTTACAATACTCGCCAGCGTCATTATGTTTAag GTGGCCGCCTAG
- the LOC140879367 gene encoding probable magnesium transporter NIPA3 isoform X4, with product MVFSNDNLKGFVLSLLSSGFIGSSFVIKKKGLRRAAAVSGVRAGVGGYTYLLEPLWWIGMITMIIGEVANFVAYAFAPAVLVTPLGALSIIVSAVLAHIILNEKLHPLGILGCVMCIAGSVIIIIHAPQEQPISSVQEIWNMATQPAFLLYVGSVIILVFILIFYFSPQCGHTNVVVFTGICSLMGSLSVMSVKALGTSLKLTFEGNNQLLYPETWFFMIVVATCVVTQMNYLNKALDTFNTALVSPIYYVMFTSLTILASVIMFKISCAHNGKYFLILQIHSMFKN from the exons ATGGTTTTTTCCAATGACAATCTCAAAGGCTTTGTGTTGTCTCTTCTCTCAAGTGGGTTCATAGGATCAAGCTTTGTAATAAAGAAGAAAGGCCTCAGAAGAGCAGCTGCTGTCTCTGGTGTTAGGGCTG GCGTGGGGGGGTATACGTATCTCTTGGAGCCTCTGTGGTGGATTGGCATGATCACAA TGATTATCGGTGAGGTTGCCAACTTTGTGGCATATGCATTTGCTCCAGCAGTTCTTGTCACACCTCTTGGCGCATTGAGTATCATTGTAAG TGCCGTATTGGCTCACATTATCTTAAACGAGAAGCTGCATCCACTAGGAATATTGGGCTGTGTGATGTGCATTGCTGGTTCTGTCATAATAATTATACACGCCCCACAAGAGCAACCAATCTCTTCCGTGCAGGAAATATGGAACATGGCTACACAGCCAG CCTTTTTACTCTACGTGGGCTCAGTCATCATTTTGGTGTTCAttcttattttctatttttcccCTCAATGTGGACACACAAATGTAGTTGTTTTCACTGGCATTTGTTCACTGATGGGTTCTCTCTCG GTTATGAGTGTTAAAGCGCTTGGAACTTCTCTGAAGTTGACTTTTGAGGGCAATAATCAGTTACTATACCCGGAGACGTGGTTTTTCATGATTGTCGTCGCAACTTGTGTCGTCACACAAATGAATTATCTAAACAAG GCGTTGGACACATTCAACACTGCCCTTGTTTCCCCAATATATTATGTCATGTTTACTTCACTTACAATACTCGCCAGCGTCATTATGTTTAag ATAAGTTGTGCCCACAAtggaaaatattttctcatactTCAAATACATTctatgttcaaaaattaa
- the LOC140879368 gene encoding F-box protein At4g18380-like, with protein MNSNENSFNKLPDDVVLLIFRKLQDAKSLCISMSVCRSFHSIVPRVSQVFLPMSPTKATLGKETVTSEITFMNPVFRSLMKPFHGQFISQMINLKSSKNDSSYYQPNDVLKPFQEIRALHVRLPSHGNQKPSKTFLKWKADFGDQLRSCVILGAESWTENKENFHQQRVISDGEMKQRIIWTISCLIAASARHHLVRETVKNQKMIENAVVSDESDQGRLCMNKQQIEELKGSGGMCSGRFPAVRIKMWYSEKMEFPGCRKVMEGATLAVIWSAGSEEVEGWSAVDLVRAAFGGEGEEEEKVVGDLARKLLRAKECYVLEMNSFFN; from the coding sequence ATGAATTCCAATGAAAATTCCTTCAACAAATTGCCAGATGATGttgttttattaatatttagaAAATTACAAGATGCAAAATCTCTTTGCATATCCATGTCTGTGTGCAGAAGTTTTCATTCCATAGTTCCTCGTGTTTCTCAAGTTTTCCTCCCCATGTCTCCCACAAAAGCCACACTCGGAAAGGAAACTGTCACCAGCGAAATAACTTTCATGAATCCTGTATTCAGATCCCTCATGAAACCGTTCCATGGCCAATTCATATCTCAGATGATCAATCTCAAGTCTAGCAAAAATGATTCCTCCTATTATCAACCAAATGATGTTTTGAAACCGTTCCAAGAAATTCGCGCACTTCACGTCAGGCTACCGTCCCATGGTAATCAAAAACCATCAAAGACTTTTCTTAAGTGGAAGGCAGATTTCGGGGACCAACTGCGCAGCTGCGTCATACTTGGAGCCGAATCCTGGACTGAAAACAAGGAGAATTTCCACCAACAGCGTGTGATTTCTGATGGCGAAATGAAGCAGAGGATTATATGGACGATTTCTTGTTTGATCGCCGCATCCGCAAGGCATCATTTGGTTCGAGAAACCGTGAAGAATCAGAAAATGATCGAAAATGCGGTGGTTTCGGATGAAAGTGATCAGGGTCGGCTTTGTATGAACAAACAACAGATCGAGGAATTGAAGGGGAGTGGAGGAATGTGCAGTGGTAGATTTCCAGCGGTGAGGATAAAGATGTGGTATTCAGAGAAGATGGAGTTTCCCGGTTGTAGGAAGGTGATGGAAGGGGCGACGCTGGCGGTCATATGGTCAGCAGGCAGCGAGGAGGTCGAGGGTTGGAGCGCCGTAGACCTGGTGCGGGCGGCATTTGGTGGAGAGGGAGAGGAAGAGGAGAAGGTGGTGGGAGACTTGGCAAGGAAATTGCTTCGGGCAAAAGAATGTTATGTATTGGAAATGAATTCGTTTTTTAATTAA